The segment GATCGCCGGGGAATTTCCTGGTGTCCCAGAAATCCGCCCAGCCCGAGGGCACCGCCCCCTTGAACGCATCGGTGCGATAGGCGAGCACCTGGGCCCAGACCAGCATCTCCAGGCCGTACTCGAAGCGGTATTCGGATCCGACGCCGGAATCGATGATGTCGTAGTCGATCTTCTCGAAATAGTTTCCGAGCTTCTGCAGGTTCATGATCGAGCCGCGGCTGAGCTGTGCCAGGTCCCATTCGACATTGCCGGTATCGACCATCGCCTTGACCTTGGGGCCGGCGGCCCCCGGGAAAGCCCGCACCTTGATGCCGGTCAGTTTCTCGAACGACTCGTAATAGCCGCGCTGCTGGGCTTCCTGCATGGTCCCGCCGTAGCCGGCGATGCGGACCTCGCCGCTGCCCTTCAGGATGTCCGGCACCGTCGTCTGCTCGGGCCAGGCCGCCTGGCCGAAGCTGGGGCGGATGAAGGGAGCCGCCAGCGCGGCGCCGGCGAGACCGAGTGCGCCGCGGCGGCCGATCGTGTGCCTGTTCATCGAAGTGCCTGCCTTCCCGTTCGTCTGGTCAGAATGCGAGGAGATTCTCGCGGAAGTGCTTGTGCTCGTAGGCGCTGCGCACCAGGCCGCGGTCCTGCAGGGCGGGGATCAGCCCGTCCTCGATCTCGGCCAGGGTGCGGCGGTTGACGTTGGGCATGGAGAAGAGGAAGCCGTCGCCGCCGACTTCTTCCATGACCTCGCCCATGCGGGCGGCGACCGAGTCGGGCGTGCCGCAGAGCTCAACCGACAGGTCGACATTGTTGAAGCTCGCCATGGTCTCGCGGATCGAGCGGCCATTGGCGATCTTGCGGTACTGCTCGAGGTTCTGCTGGTGGCCGTTGGTCGTGACATGGTCGGGCAGCGGCTTGTCGAGGTCGAAATTGCCGAAGTCGATGTTGGTGACCTTGCCGAAATGCGCCAGGCGCTCTTCGATATGCTCCAAGGTGCGCGCGACACGCGCCTTTTTGCGCTCTTTCGCCTCGGCCTCGGTTTCGCCGAGGATCGGGTTGATGAGGTAGAGCACCTTGCAGTCCGAGGGCTTGCGGCCCTGCGCGATCATGTGCTTGTGCACGTCCTCGCGGTACGCCTTCATCGCCTCGATGCCCTTGACGTGCACCACGATGGTGTCGGCATGGGCGGCGGCGAACTTGCGGCCGCGTGGCGAGCCGCCGGCCTGGGCGATCACCGGCTGGCCCTGCGGTGCCGGGCCCGAGTTCAGCGGACCACGTGTGCTGAAGAACCTGCCCTGATAATTGACCGGGCGAACCTTGGTGTGATCGACCAGGATGCCGCTCTGGCGATCTGCGATGATCGCATCCGGCTCCCACGATCCCCACAGGCCGCGGCAGACCTCCATGTACTCGTCGGCCATGTCGTAACGCAGGTCGTGCTCGGGCATGCCCTGCATGCCGAAGTTCATCGCTGCGAAATCCGAGCTGCCGGTGACCGCGTTCCAGCCGATGCGCCCGCCCGACACCTGGTCGAGCGTCGCCACCAGGCGGGCCAGCAGATAGGGGTGATAGGCATAGGTACCGAAGGTGGGCACGATGCCGATGCGCGAGGTCACCTGCGTCATCAGGGCGGCGACCACGGACGGGTCCTGGCGCGGCACGGCGATGGCGTTCTTCAGGTAGATCTCGGTCGAGCCGTTGAAGCTCTCGCCGACGTAGGAGGAGTCCTCGAGCAGGATGTAGTCGAAGCAGGCGCGCTCCAGGCTGCGCGCCATATTCAGAAACAGCTCGGGCTCCATCCAACTCTGCCCGATATGGCCGGTCCACGGCTCGCCCCAGGCCTGCACACTCGATCCCTGAAGGAACCAGGCCATGTGAAACGGTTTGGGCATCCCAGCTCCATCGGCCGACCGGGCCGTCTGATGGGTTGGGATCAGGCAAATACCGTGCCGACCACCGTGCTATTGCTGGGGTGTTCCATTATCCGCAACGCATCAACGTGCCGACCGGCAACCGGTCAACACGCTCAACGACAAGCACCGGTCCTCACACACCTAACTTCCCCGCCCCGGTGCGGCCGAAGGCCGTCGCCTGAGGGCGCAGGCAAGCTGGCCTGATCAGAACGCGAGCAGGTTGTCGCGGAACTGCTTGTGCTCGTAGGCCTTGCGCACCAGGCCGCGGTCCTGCAGGGCAGGGACCAGCCCGTCCTCGATCTCGGCCAGGGTGCGGCGATGGACGTTGGGCATGGCGAACAGATAGCCGTCGCCGCCGACCTCCTGCATCACTTCGCCCATGCGCGCGGCGACCGAGTCGGGCGTGCCGGTGAGCTCGACCGAATAGTCGACGGCGTTGAAGCTCGCCATGGTCTCGCGAATCGAGCGGCCGTTGGCGATCTTGCGGTAGTTCTCGAGGTTCTGCTGGTGGCCGTTGGTCGTCACGTGGTCGGGCAGCGGCTTGTCGAGGTCGAACTGGCCGAAATCGATGTTGGTGACCTTGCCGAAATGCGCCAGGCGCTCCTCTATTCGCTCCAGCGCGATCGCCTGGCGCCGCTTGCGGCGCTCCTTGGCCTCGTCCTCGCTCTCGCCGATGATCGGGTTGATCAGGAAGAGGACCTTGCAGTCCGACGGCTTGCGGCCCTGCGCCACCATGTTCCGGTGCACGTCCTCGCGATAGGCCTTCATCGCCTCGATGCCCTTGGCGTGCACGACGATGGTGTCGGCGTGGGTGGCGGCGAATCTGCGACCGCGTGGCGAGCCGCCGGCCTGGGCGATCACCGGCTGGCCCTGTGGCGCCGGGCCCGAGTTCAGCGGACCACGTGTGCTGTAGAAGCGGCCGCTGTGGTTCAGCGCGTGCACCTTGGTGTGATCGACCAGGATGCCGCTCTGGCGATCGGCGATGATCGCGCCGGGCTCCCACGATCCCCACAGGCCGCGGCAGACCTGCATGTACTCGTCGGCCATGTCGTAGCGCAGGTCGTGCTCGGGCATGCCCTGCATGCCGAAGTTCATCGCGGCGAAATCCGAGCTGCCGGTGACTGCGTTCCAGCCGATGCGGCCGCCCGACACCTGGTCGAGCGTCGCCACCAGGCGGGCCAGCAGATAGGGGTGATAGGCATAGGTACCGAAGGTGGGCACGATGCCGATGCGCGAGGTCACCTGCGTCATCAGCGCGGCGATCACCGAGGGATCCTGGCGCGGCACCGACAGGCCGTGCTTGAGGTAGATCTCGGTCGAGCCGTTGAAGCTCTCGCCGACGTAGGAGGAATCCTCGAGCAGGATGTAGTCGAAGCAGGCGCGCTCCAGCGACCGCGCCATGTTGAGGAACAGCTCGGGCTCCATCCAGGTCTGCCCGATATGGCCGGTCCAGGCCTCGCCCCATGCCTGCGCGCTCGATCCCTGGAGGAACCAGGCGAGATGGAAGGGTTTCGTGGTCATCCGCGCTCCATGGCCGGCCCGGCCGGCGCCTCAGGTTACCCGCAACGCGTTCCCGAATCAGCCCGTCGAATCGGCCCGTCGCGTGCGCCTGTCGTCGACACGCGGTAGTCTGCGGCTGCTCTTCACCTCCGGTGAAAGAGGGACGCTCTCGCCGACCCGGTCGCCCGCACCGTCTACCTCG is part of the Alphaproteobacteria bacterium genome and harbors:
- a CDS encoding NtaA/DmoA family FMN-dependent monooxygenase (This protein belongs to a clade of FMN-dependent monooxygenases, within a broader family of flavin-dependent oxidoreductases, the luciferase-like monooxygenase (LMM) family, some of whose members use coenzyme F420 rather than FMN.) codes for the protein MPKPFHMAWFLQGSSVQAWGEPWTGHIGQSWMEPELFLNMARSLERACFDYILLEDSSYVGESFNGSTEIYLKNAIAVPRQDPSVVAALMTQVTSRIGIVPTFGTYAYHPYLLARLVATLDQVSGGRIGWNAVTGSSDFAAMNFGMQGMPEHDLRYDMADEYMEVCRGLWGSWEPDAIIADRQSGILVDHTKVRPVNYQGRFFSTRGPLNSGPAPQGQPVIAQAGGSPRGRKFAAAHADTIVVHVKGIEAMKAYREDVHKHMIAQGRKPSDCKVLYLINPILGETEAEAKERKKARVARTLEHIEERLAHFGKVTNIDFGNFDLDKPLPDHVTTNGHQQNLEQYRKIANGRSIRETMASFNNVDLSVELCGTPDSVAARMGEVMEEVGGDGFLFSMPNVNRRTLAEIEDGLIPALQDRGLVRSAYEHKHFRENLLAF
- a CDS encoding NtaA/DmoA family FMN-dependent monooxygenase (This protein belongs to a clade of FMN-dependent monooxygenases, within a broader family of flavin-dependent oxidoreductases, the luciferase-like monooxygenase (LMM) family, some of whose members use coenzyme F420 rather than FMN.), producing the protein MTTKPFHLAWFLQGSSAQAWGEAWTGHIGQTWMEPELFLNMARSLERACFDYILLEDSSYVGESFNGSTEIYLKHGLSVPRQDPSVIAALMTQVTSRIGIVPTFGTYAYHPYLLARLVATLDQVSGGRIGWNAVTGSSDFAAMNFGMQGMPEHDLRYDMADEYMQVCRGLWGSWEPGAIIADRQSGILVDHTKVHALNHSGRFYSTRGPLNSGPAPQGQPVIAQAGGSPRGRRFAATHADTIVVHAKGIEAMKAYREDVHRNMVAQGRKPSDCKVLFLINPIIGESEDEAKERRKRRQAIALERIEERLAHFGKVTNIDFGQFDLDKPLPDHVTTNGHQQNLENYRKIANGRSIRETMASFNAVDYSVELTGTPDSVAARMGEVMQEVGGDGYLFAMPNVHRRTLAEIEDGLVPALQDRGLVRKAYEHKQFRDNLLAF